A window of the Hypomesus transpacificus isolate Combined female chromosome 10, fHypTra1, whole genome shotgun sequence genome harbors these coding sequences:
- the adcyap1r1a gene encoding adenylate cyclase activating polypeptide 1a (pituitary) receptor type I isoform X1, translating to MRGHLLPAILFLPLVASMHSEVFSCILQREHEKCMEKIALHDPDDDLEYACPWTWDNLTCWQAANVGEVVEVNCPELFHAFMEPEDEMGKITRNCTLDGWSEPFPQYEEVCYFEDNTTKPDMYYASVKALYTVGYSTSLVSLTTAMVILCRFRKLHCTRNFIHMNLFVSFMLRAISVFIKDGVLYAEEDSNHCFAHTVACRTVMVFFHYCVMSNYFWLFIEGLYLFTLLVETFFPERRYFYWYTIIGWGTPTISVTVWAALRLHFDDTGCWDTNENTALWWVIKGPVVTSIMINFVLFIGIIIILVQKLQSPDIGGNESSIYLSCAQKCFSEPAQAVQHSCRMSELSTITLRLARSTLLLIPLFGIHYTVFAFSPEDVSKRERLVFELGLGSFQGFVVAVLYCFLNGEFLPEGAVGDQEEMAQLDGEPILCCGPETATSSFPGQQRGERRDTAVHPEQEQLPDPHVQPSGRERRESQPSDLNV from the exons ATGAGAGGCCACCTGCTGCCTGCCATCCTCTTTCTGCCCTTG GTGGCCTCCATGCATTCAGAGGTGTTCAGTTGCATCCTTCAACGGGAACACGAAAAGTGCATGGAAAAGATTGCGCTGCATGACCCTGATGACGACCTAGAATATG CGTGCCCATGGACGTGGGATAACCTGACATGTTGGCAGGCTGCCAACGTGGGCGAGGTAGTGGAGGTCAACTGTCCAGAGCTCTTCCATGCCTTCATGGAGCCAGAGGACG AGATGGGGAAGATCACTAGAAACTGTACGTTGGATGGATGGTCTGAACCCTTCCCTCAATACGAGGAAGTGTGCTACTTTGAGGACAACACCACCAAACCG GATATGTACTACGCCTCAGTCAAGGCCTTGTACACTGTTGGCTATAGCACATCGCTGGTGTCTCTCACTACAGCCATGGTCATACTCTGCAGATTCAG AAAGCTCCACTGCACTCGGAACTTCATCCACATGAACCTGTTTGTCTCCTTCATGTTGAGGGCCATCTCAGTGTTCATCAAGGACGGTGTGTTGTATGCTGAGGAGGACAGCAACCACTGCTTCGCTCACACG GTGGCGTGTAGAACAGTAATGGTGTTCTTCCACTACTGTGTGATGTCTAACTACTTCTGGCTCTTCATCGAAGGACTGTACCTCTTCACCTTATTGGTGGAGACGTTCTTCCCTGAGCGAAGATACTTCTATTGGTACACCATCATTGGCTGGG GCACACCCACCATTTCTGTAACTGTGTGGGCAGCTCTAAGGCTTCATTTTGATGACACCGG CTGCTGGGACACAAATGAGAACACTGCCCTCTGGTGGGTCATAAAGGGACCAGTGGTGACTTCCATCATG ATTAACTTTGTCCTCTTCATTGGCATCATAATCATCTTGGTCCAGAAGTTACAGTCTCCTGATATAGGAGGCAACGAGTCCAGTATATACCT CAGCTGTGCTCAGAAATGCTTCAGTGAGCCCGCTCAGGCTGTTCAGCATTCCTGCAGGATGTCCGAGCTATCAACCATCACTCT ACGTCTTGCCCGTTCCacgctcctcctcatccccctgttCGGTATTCATTACACGGTGTTCGCCTTCTCCCCAGAGGATGTCAGCAAGAGGGAGAGGCTGGTGTTTGAGCTGGGCCTGGGTTCCTTCCAG GGCTTCGTTGTGGCTGTTCTCTACTGCTTCCTCAATGGAGAG TTTCTCCCTGAAGGTGCAGTCGGAGATCAAGAGGAAATGGCGCAGCTGGACGGTGAACCGATACTTTGCTGTGGACCTGAGACAGCAACGTCATCCTTCCCTGGCCAGCAGCGGGGTGAACGGAGGGACACAGCTGTCCATCCTGAGCAAGAGCAGCTCCCAGATCCGCATGTCCAGCCCTCAGGCCGAGAACGGAGGGAGTCTCAACCTTCCGACCTGAACGTCTGA
- the adcyap1r1a gene encoding adenylate cyclase activating polypeptide 1a (pituitary) receptor type I isoform X2: MRGHLLPAILFLPLVASMHSEVFSCILQREHEKCMEKIALHDPDDDLEYACPWTWDNLTCWQAANVGEVVEVNCPELFHAFMEPEDEMGKITRNCTLDGWSEPFPQYEEVCYFEDNTTKPDMYYASVKALYTVGYSTSLVSLTTAMVILCRFRKLHCTRNFIHMNLFVSFMLRAISVFIKDGVLYAEEDSNHCFAHTVACRTVMVFFHYCVMSNYFWLFIEGLYLFTLLVETFFPERRYFYWYTIIGWGTPTISVTVWAALRLHFDDTGCWDTNENTALWWVIKGPVVTSIMINFVLFIGIIIILVQKLQSPDIGGNESSIYLSCAQKCFSEPAQAVQHSCRMSELSTITLRLARSTLLLIPLFGIHYTVFAFSPEDVSKRERLVFELGLGSFQGFVVAVLYCFLNGEVQSEIKRKWRSWTVNRYFAVDLRQQRHPSLASSGVNGGTQLSILSKSSSQIRMSSPQAENGGSLNLPT, from the exons ATGAGAGGCCACCTGCTGCCTGCCATCCTCTTTCTGCCCTTG GTGGCCTCCATGCATTCAGAGGTGTTCAGTTGCATCCTTCAACGGGAACACGAAAAGTGCATGGAAAAGATTGCGCTGCATGACCCTGATGACGACCTAGAATATG CGTGCCCATGGACGTGGGATAACCTGACATGTTGGCAGGCTGCCAACGTGGGCGAGGTAGTGGAGGTCAACTGTCCAGAGCTCTTCCATGCCTTCATGGAGCCAGAGGACG AGATGGGGAAGATCACTAGAAACTGTACGTTGGATGGATGGTCTGAACCCTTCCCTCAATACGAGGAAGTGTGCTACTTTGAGGACAACACCACCAAACCG GATATGTACTACGCCTCAGTCAAGGCCTTGTACACTGTTGGCTATAGCACATCGCTGGTGTCTCTCACTACAGCCATGGTCATACTCTGCAGATTCAG AAAGCTCCACTGCACTCGGAACTTCATCCACATGAACCTGTTTGTCTCCTTCATGTTGAGGGCCATCTCAGTGTTCATCAAGGACGGTGTGTTGTATGCTGAGGAGGACAGCAACCACTGCTTCGCTCACACG GTGGCGTGTAGAACAGTAATGGTGTTCTTCCACTACTGTGTGATGTCTAACTACTTCTGGCTCTTCATCGAAGGACTGTACCTCTTCACCTTATTGGTGGAGACGTTCTTCCCTGAGCGAAGATACTTCTATTGGTACACCATCATTGGCTGGG GCACACCCACCATTTCTGTAACTGTGTGGGCAGCTCTAAGGCTTCATTTTGATGACACCGG CTGCTGGGACACAAATGAGAACACTGCCCTCTGGTGGGTCATAAAGGGACCAGTGGTGACTTCCATCATG ATTAACTTTGTCCTCTTCATTGGCATCATAATCATCTTGGTCCAGAAGTTACAGTCTCCTGATATAGGAGGCAACGAGTCCAGTATATACCT CAGCTGTGCTCAGAAATGCTTCAGTGAGCCCGCTCAGGCTGTTCAGCATTCCTGCAGGATGTCCGAGCTATCAACCATCACTCT ACGTCTTGCCCGTTCCacgctcctcctcatccccctgttCGGTATTCATTACACGGTGTTCGCCTTCTCCCCAGAGGATGTCAGCAAGAGGGAGAGGCTGGTGTTTGAGCTGGGCCTGGGTTCCTTCCAG GGCTTCGTTGTGGCTGTTCTCTACTGCTTCCTCAATGGAGAG GTGCAGTCGGAGATCAAGAGGAAATGGCGCAGCTGGACGGTGAACCGATACTTTGCTGTGGACCTGAGACAGCAACGTCATCCTTCCCTGGCCAGCAGCGGGGTGAACGGAGGGACACAGCTGTCCATCCTGAGCAAGAGCAGCTCCCAGATCCGCATGTCCAGCCCTCAGGCCGAGAACGGAGGGAGTCTCAACCTTCCGACCTGA